The proteins below come from a single Thermoanaerobaculia bacterium genomic window:
- a CDS encoding metallophosphoesterase family protein gives MRYLILSDIHSNDEALAAVLARVRRKKFQKVVLLGDFVGYGANPNNVIDRIRKLKREKIAIRGNHDKVVVGADSGELFNSIALYAARWTEEKLSPANRRYLEALPIGPVIVDRDFAVCHGSPLDEDAYIFSDVDAYMNFRSGDWKVCFFGHSHIPSVFTLEKNAIRVEVVRGERTRLVLDPKKRYLINPGSIGQPRDRNPQAAYAIFDADERVVHFDRVEYDVDLAREKILRAGLPPMLGDRLPLGQ, from the coding sequence GTGCGTTATCTGATCCTGTCGGACATTCACAGCAACGACGAGGCGCTCGCCGCCGTGCTCGCCCGTGTGCGGCGCAAAAAGTTCCAGAAGGTGGTCCTGCTCGGCGATTTCGTCGGCTACGGCGCGAACCCGAACAACGTGATCGACCGCATCCGGAAATTGAAGCGCGAGAAGATCGCGATCCGGGGCAATCACGACAAGGTGGTGGTCGGGGCCGACTCGGGAGAGCTCTTCAACTCGATCGCCCTCTACGCCGCGCGATGGACCGAGGAGAAGCTCTCGCCCGCCAATCGCCGGTACCTCGAGGCCCTGCCGATCGGTCCCGTGATCGTCGACCGCGATTTCGCGGTCTGCCACGGCTCTCCGCTCGACGAGGACGCCTACATCTTCTCCGACGTCGACGCCTACATGAACTTCCGATCGGGGGACTGGAAGGTCTGCTTTTTCGGCCACAGCCACATTCCCTCGGTGTTCACGCTCGAGAAGAACGCGATCCGCGTGGAGGTCGTCCGCGGCGAGCGGACGCGGCTGGTCCTCGACCCGAAGAAGCGATACCTGATCAATCCCGGGTCGATCGGACAGCCTCGCGACCGGAACCCCCAGGCCGCCTACGCGATCTTCGACGCGGACGAGCGCGTCGTTCACTTCGACCGGGTCGAGTACGACGTCGATCTCGCGCGCGAGAAGATCCTCCGCGCCGGCCTTCCCCCGATGCTCGGCGACCGCCTGCCCCTCGGGCAATGA